Part of the Prevotella communis genome is shown below.
ACGGTGACCTCGTAGGTCCCGTAGAACTTGCCGATATCCTTCTTTGTGAAGCAGTCGTGCAGTGCCACACTGTCGGCCAGGTCTATATCCTTGAAGTTCAGTGTCACCTTCTTGGCCGCATCGTTGGGATTGTAAATGGCGAAAGCACGTTTGTTGCCATAGTGCTTCTCAATATCCTTCACCATGATGTAGCAGTCGTTGACCTTGGCTGCCAGATAGGCCTGCTGGTAGAGTGTGTCCTGATTCAGGGCGATGAGTTCCTTGTTCTTCAGCAGGTTGAGGTTGGTGGTGCTGAGGCTATTTATATTACAGCCGATAAGCAGAGGCGAGTTCATGATACACCACATGCCAAAGTGGGTCTTGGCTTCTTCGGCGGTGAGTTCATTACCCCATTTGTTGACACCCACTTCGAGCATATCCATGTCGTTGTAGTGCCCCTTGCTGCTGTAGGCACTCATATAAAGGTTCTGCTTCAGGATGTCCTTTATGGAGTCCCAGTTGGAGAAGATGTCCTGCGTGGTGCGCCATGAGAAACCTGCATTGTTAGCCCATGTGCCAGGGTAAGCCCAACGGCAGATGTTCATGCGTACATCGGTACGACCGGTATTTTTGATAGCTTGGGCGATAGCGGTATAGCGGGCCTTCTCGTCAAGATCCAAACCGTCCTTATTATGAACGGGGTCGCCACCACAGAAATCCACCTTAATAAAGTCGAAACCCAGTTCCTTGAAAAAGAAGTCACAATCCTGCTGGTCGTGCTGATACAGCCCCACGCCTTCACCGTCTTTGTCGCCGCCATGGTAGCTGCCGCAAGTGTTGTAGCCACCATCACTGTAGATGCCGGCCTTCAGGCCTTTTGAGTGAATAAAGTCAACCACGGGTTGAAGTCCGTTGGGAAAGCGTGTGGGGTGAATCTTCAGTTTGCCCGTTGCTGCATCGCGTCCGCCAAAATAGCCGTCATCAATATTGATATGGTCGTAGCCCGCGTCAAACAGCCCCTTCGAGACCATTGCAGCTGCCTGTCCCTTGATAATCGATTCACTGATGTTGAGTTCAAACGTGTTCCACGAACTCCATCCCATTGTTGGTCCATCCTGTGCTGTTGCTGTTGTGACAGACATTGCTGCAAACAACACCAAAGATTTTATTTTTTTTCTCATCGTTTATAGTTTAGGTAATAATACTCGGTTTTAAACGGATGCAAAATTACAATTTTTTCAACAATAAACGACCTTTTTCCCTACATTATTTATTTAAAAGGATGAAAAAAGGGCCCCCGGAATAAGTCGGGAGCCCACCAAAATTACCTAAAACAGTGATTAGCGCTTGCTCGTCACATTCTTCTCGTACTCCTGGATGGCAGCGATATACTCCTCGCCCACGGGTACGTTGTTCTTCAGGTTGAAGTAATCGAACACAGCACCGAAAGGCATTGACTTAGCCTCTTCCATCAGTGCCAGACGCTCGAAGTACTGACCGTTGTCCTCATATTCGCGGAGCTTAGCCTTGGGCTCGAGCAGAGCCTGGAGGATACACTTCTGAGTGGCACGGCTACCGATGATGTAAGCACCGATACGGTTGATGGAAGCATCGAAGTAGTCGAGACCTACGTGAGCGCGGTCCAGGGCATCGCAGCGTACCAGTTCCTTGAACAGATCCAGTGTCTGGTCGTTCATGATGGTTACGTGGTCTGAGTCCCAACGTACAGGGCGGCTCACGTGGAGCATCAGCTCGGGCACGTACATCAGCAGGGTAGAAACGAAGTCAGATACGTTCTCTGTCTGCTCGTAGTGACCAGTATCGATGGTGTACATCTGCTTGCGGGTAGCGCAGTAAGCGGTGTAGAAGTCGTGTGAGCCTACAGTGTAGCTCTCCAGACCGATACCAAACAACTTAGCCTCAAAGCAGTTCTTCACGCCGTCGAGCTTCTCCTCCATAATCTCGTCGAGAGAAGCAGCCAGCAGCTCACGATACTTCTTGCGCTGTACGGGCATATCCTTGCTTCCGTCGTGTACCCAGATATTCATGATACAGGGGTCGTTCTGTGCCTTACCCATGGCGTCGGCGATACGACGGCAACGTTTGGTGTGCTCAATCCAGAAATCACGGATGCCCTTGTCGGGGTTGCTCAGTGTGAGGTCTCCACTCTTGGGGTGAGAGAACGAAGTAGAGTTGAAGTCGAGCTTCATGTTGTTCTCCTTAGCCCAGTCAATCCAGCTCTGGAAGTGCTCTACGCCCACCTGGTCGCGGTCTACGAACTTACCTCCGAAGTCACCATATATCTCGTGCAGGTTCAGGCGGTGGTTACCACCCAGCAAAGTCTTTACGAACTCAATATCCTGACGCACCTCGTCGATGTTACGGGCACGGCCGGGGTAGTTACCTGTGGTCTGGATACCACCAGAGAGAGCCTCGTTGCGCTCGAAACCTACCACGTCGTCGGTCTGCCAGCAATGCAGAGAAATCTGCTGTTTCTGGAGCTGGTCAAGTACGGCATCGGTATCGACGCCAATAGCAGCATAGCGGTCTTTCGCTACGGCATAAGCTTTTTCAATCAGTTCTGCTTTCATTTGTTTTGTTTTTTATTTGTTGATGATATTTAGATATTTCTGATAAGCCTCTTCCCAAGCCGCCTTGTCCTGTGGCTCGTATTTCACCATCTCGATGGAGTTGGCGATGATCTGGCGCATCTCCCAGATGTCCTTCACCATATTGGCCGCCTTGGCCTGCAACATGATATTGCCGATGGCCGTGCACTCCTGGGGTCCTGCCAGTACGGTGGCGCCTGTAGAGTTGGCAGTAAACTGGTTCAGGTATTTGTTCAGCGAACCGCCACCGATGATATGGAGCACATCCAGGCGGAAGGGGGCAAACTCCTGCAGCCAGGTGAACACCTGACGATAGCGCAGGGCCAGCGAGTCGAAGATACAACGGCATATCTCTGCTGGTGTCTCAGGAACGGGCTGGTTCGTGTCGCGACAGTATTTCTGAATGGCAGCAATCATACTTGTGGGAGCCGCAAAAGCCGCATCATCAGGGTTGATGATAGAGCGGAAGGGCTCTACCGTCATGGCCTGACCCTGCAGTTCGGGGTGTGACAACTTGCGTACCTCCTCCGGCCACTCCAGGCGGCAGCGCTCATAGAGCCACATGCCACAGATATTCTTCAGAAAGCGTGTGGTACCCTCGATGCCACCCTCGTTGGTGAAGTTGCGCTCGTACGAGAGATCGCTGATCACGGCATCCTTAGTCTCGATACCCATCAGACTCCAGGTGCCACTGCTAAGATAAGCAAATTTCTCGTCCTTGGCAGGTACGGCAGCCACAGCGCTGCCAGTGTCGTGACCGGCTACGGCGATGACAGGTACCGGACCCAGACCAGTGAGGCGCTGCACCTCGTCCGTCAGTACCCCAATCATGGTGCCTGGGTTCACCATCTTGCCGAATTTGGCACGTGTCAGTCCCAGTGAGTTCAGCAGACGCTCGTCCAGTTGCTTTGTGCGTGGGTCGAGGAGCTGTGATGTTGAGGCGATGGTATATTCGCAAACCTCGTTGCCCGTGAGCATCCAGCTCAGTGCATCGGGCACAAAGAGAATCTTCTGCGCGTTGCGGAAAGCCGAGTTGCCCTCGCGCTTCATGGCGTAAAGCTGGAAGATAGAGTTGAAGTTCATGAACTGGATACCAGTGACGTCGTATACCTCACGTTGCGAAACAACGTGGCGCAGGTAGTCGTCCATGGCGTCGAAGGTGATGGGATCGCGATAGGCACGTGGGTTTCTCAGGATGGCACCATCGTCGCCTATGCACACAAAGTCCACCCCCCAAGTGTCGATACCTATAGAGGTGATCTCCAGTCCACGTTGAGCTACCTCTTTCAGACCCTTGATAATCTCGAAGTAGAGGGCGTAGATATCCCAGTAGTAGTGACCGCCCTGCTCAATGAGGTTGTTGGGGAAGCGGGTCACCTCTTCCAGTTCAAATTTCCCGTCTGCGATATTGCCGATGATGGTGCGTCCGCTGGTGGCGCCCAGGTCCACGGCAAAGAAATATTTCTTATTTTCCATTTGATGTTTTAGTGTTTTAGCCTAATTGCCCACAAAAGTACAGAGATTTGCCCATTCTTGACCTCATAATTTGATTTTTGGGCATAGTTTTTTGTTTGAATCACTTTTTTTCGTACTTTTGCAGCCAATTTGTGAAGACGACATTATTAATATTATAAAAAGTATAGCATAAGACATGACATTTACAGTTTTGATTATCACACTTTTCGTCGTGGGCTACCTGTGTATTGCCCTCGAGAGTGTGTTCGAGATCAACAAAGCAGCTATCGCCTTGTTGATGTGTGTGGGGTGCTGGACATTGCTGATGGTTGGTGTGCAAGGATTCTTTCCTGACATGCCCGATGGTGTGAGCTATGTCACAGAGCGCATTCAGCATCATCTGGGCGATGCTAGCGAGACCCTCTTCTTCCTGATGGGCGCCATGACCATCGTAGAGATTGTGGACTCCAATGGCGGTTTCAACTTCGTGCGCGATGCCATCAAGACGCGCTCAAAAAGAAAGCTGATGTGGCGCGTGGCCTTCATGACCTTCTTCCTGTCGGCCATCCTCGACAACCTCACCACCTCTATCGTGATGATTATGGTGCTGCGCAAACTGGTGCAGAGTCGCGAGGAGCGCCTGATCTATGCCGGCCTGATTATCATCTCGGCCAACTCGGGTGGTGCTTTCTCGCCGATTGGCGACGTGACCACCATCATGCTGTGGATCAAGGGCGTGATAACGACCCAGGGCGTGCTGACAGAAATCTTCATTCCTTCGCTGGTGTCGATGGTGATTCCTGCTGCCGTTCTGAGTCTCCAGTTGAAAGGCAAGTTTGACAAGGAGCAGAACCTGAAGTGCACGGAGATAACGGCCTTTACTAAGAATCAGCGCAAGGTTATCTTCTGGTTGGGCGTAGGCGGACTGGTCTTCGTGCCTGTCTTCAAGACCATCACCCACCTGCCTCCGTTTATGGGTATCCTCCTGGTGCTCGGCCTGCTGTGGACGGTGACGGAAATCTTCCACCGTATGCAGGAGACGGGTGAGGACGACACCATGGCAAAACGCGTCAGCGACCTGCTGTCAAAGATAGACCTCTCTACTATCATGTTCTTCCT
Proteins encoded:
- a CDS encoding alpha-galactosidase D, with amino-acid sequence MRKKIKSLVLFAAMSVTTATAQDGPTMGWSSWNTFELNISESIIKGQAAAMVSKGLFDAGYDHINIDDGYFGGRDAATGKLKIHPTRFPNGLQPVVDFIHSKGLKAGIYSDGGYNTCGSYHGGDKDGEGVGLYQHDQQDCDFFFKELGFDFIKVDFCGGDPVHNKDGLDLDEKARYTAIAQAIKNTGRTDVRMNICRWAYPGTWANNAGFSWRTTQDIFSNWDSIKDILKQNLYMSAYSSKGHYNDMDMLEVGVNKWGNELTAEEAKTHFGMWCIMNSPLLIGCNINSLSTTNLNLLKNKELIALNQDTLYQQAYLAAKVNDCYIMVKDIEKHYGNKRAFAIYNPNDAAKKVTLNFKDIDLADSVALHDCFTKKDIGKFYGTYEVTVPKHGTKIYVAEADTRLERTRYEAETGYSKAYSEIDWNICQYSEASYCSGGYKVGYIGGSNSNNYLEWSNVYSKEGGDYKLTIGYICGENRTINVYVNGKKAKGLSCNSGGWEKVGKKTLDITLEKGENTIRLVNTSGWLPDMDYIDVTPAIPTSVGMIKDEANKPQRLFDLQGREVKGAQAHGIVVSNNRKIIRK
- a CDS encoding rhamnulokinase, yielding MENKKYFFAVDLGATSGRTIIGNIADGKFELEEVTRFPNNLIEQGGHYYWDIYALYFEIIKGLKEVAQRGLEITSIGIDTWGVDFVCIGDDGAILRNPRAYRDPITFDAMDDYLRHVVSQREVYDVTGIQFMNFNSIFQLYAMKREGNSAFRNAQKILFVPDALSWMLTGNEVCEYTIASTSQLLDPRTKQLDERLLNSLGLTRAKFGKMVNPGTMIGVLTDEVQRLTGLGPVPVIAVAGHDTGSAVAAVPAKDEKFAYLSSGTWSLMGIETKDAVISDLSYERNFTNEGGIEGTTRFLKNICGMWLYERCRLEWPEEVRKLSHPELQGQAMTVEPFRSIINPDDAAFAAPTSMIAAIQKYCRDTNQPVPETPAEICRCIFDSLALRYRQVFTWLQEFAPFRLDVLHIIGGGSLNKYLNQFTANSTGATVLAGPQECTAIGNIMLQAKAANMVKDIWEMRQIIANSIEMVKYEPQDKAAWEEAYQKYLNIINK
- the nhaD gene encoding sodium:proton antiporter NhaD — encoded protein: MTFTVLIITLFVVGYLCIALESVFEINKAAIALLMCVGCWTLLMVGVQGFFPDMPDGVSYVTERIQHHLGDASETLFFLMGAMTIVEIVDSNGGFNFVRDAIKTRSKRKLMWRVAFMTFFLSAILDNLTTSIVMIMVLRKLVQSREERLIYAGLIIISANSGGAFSPIGDVTTIMLWIKGVITTQGVLTEIFIPSLVSMVIPAAVLSLQLKGKFDKEQNLKCTEITAFTKNQRKVIFWLGVGGLVFVPVFKTITHLPPFMGILLVLGLLWTVTEIFHRMQETGEDDTMAKRVSDLLSKIDLSTIMFFLGILMAVAVLQEIGVLKTMGEGLNEAFAGNYYLINGIIGVLSSIVDNVPLVAGCMGMYPVSDVAGDAMAVDGVFWQLLAYCAGVGGSMLIIGSAAGVVVMGLEKISFGWYLKKITWVAFAGYLAGIGCYWVEKLFF
- a CDS encoding L-rhamnose isomerase — encoded protein: MKAELIEKAYAVAKDRYAAIGVDTDAVLDQLQKQQISLHCWQTDDVVGFERNEALSGGIQTTGNYPGRARNIDEVRQDIEFVKTLLGGNHRLNLHEIYGDFGGKFVDRDQVGVEHFQSWIDWAKENNMKLDFNSTSFSHPKSGDLTLSNPDKGIRDFWIEHTKRCRRIADAMGKAQNDPCIMNIWVHDGSKDMPVQRKKYRELLAASLDEIMEEKLDGVKNCFEAKLFGIGLESYTVGSHDFYTAYCATRKQMYTIDTGHYEQTENVSDFVSTLLMYVPELMLHVSRPVRWDSDHVTIMNDQTLDLFKELVRCDALDRAHVGLDYFDASINRIGAYIIGSRATQKCILQALLEPKAKLREYEDNGQYFERLALMEEAKSMPFGAVFDYFNLKNNVPVGEEYIAAIQEYEKNVTSKR